From the genome of Pogoniulus pusillus isolate bPogPus1 chromosome 12, bPogPus1.pri, whole genome shotgun sequence, one region includes:
- the APOO gene encoding MICOS complex subunit MIC26, which produces MFKVIRQGAIPVSLSLLSIQVYASSSEKETAKKELLKIEELSLYSSPARETKYVETPQTQLEEGVSHLRRVMEPYTAWCQDLYTKAMPTLEKTIEHGREGYEFLQNPPAGFYPRLGVIGFAGIVGLFLARGSKIKKLVYPASLMAIGASMYYPQQAVAIGKVAGTQLYDWSLQGYIAVESLWKDYPKKKKSGEKTNKGDADGDKHLDIHAASNEEQARK; this is translated from the exons atgttcaag GTAATTCGGCAGGGAGCCATCCCTGTTAGCCTGAGCTTGCTCTCTATCCAGGTTTATGCttcctcttcagagaaggagactgccaAAAAGGAGTTACTGAAAATTGAGGAG CTGTCACTCTACTCCTCTCCAGCTCGTGAGACTAAATatgtggagactccacaaacccaATTGGAAGAGGGAGTCTCGCATTTACGGCGTGTTATGGAGCCATACACAGCCTGGTGTCAG gatCTTTATACCAAAGCTATGCCCACATTAGAAAAAACTATTGAGCATGGCAGAG AGGGCTATGAATTTCTCCAAAACCCCCCTGCTGGATTTTATCCAAGGCTTGGTGTGATAGGTTTTGCTGGAATTGTTGGGTTGTTTCTTGCTAGAG GCTCAAAAATAAAGAAGTTGGTGTATCCTGCAAGTCTGATGGCTATTGGTGCCTCCATGTATTACCCTCAGCAAGCTGTTGCTATTGGAAAG GTTGCTGGCACACAGCTGTATGATTGGAGCCTTCAGGGATATATTGCAGTGGAATCTCTTTGGAAGGATTATCCCAAGAAGAAGAAATCTGGTGAAAAAACTAATAAG gGTGATGCAGATGGTGACAAGCACCTGGATATCCATGCTGCTTCAAATGAAGAGCAGGCTCGGAAGTAG